From the genome of Primulina huaijiensis isolate GDHJ02 chromosome 11, ASM1229523v2, whole genome shotgun sequence:
aaaactgAAGGACATAATTGCATTCACTGCATCGACTTCAATAGTAAGATCGTTCCAAGGTAAGATGATAATCACGTGCGctatataaatacaaataagataattaaatgtttaaaacaTACAATGAAATATAAACAGGTATCGTTTATCATTAACTGTACAAGAAAATGATTTGGTGGCAAGGATTACTTTGTTTGAGGATATTGTTGCGATGTTGATAGGCTTCTCGGTACAAGAGTTCATCAACAAGACATTGAAGGTAACATAGTTCATAATATAGCAACAGTTCGCCTTCAATTTCACATcgataaaaaataacaatttttgatGTCAGGATGAAATGCCAGAACAATATCTCCAACAACTCGAGGAGCAAAATAATGTCAAACACAAATTCTTGTTTAAGTTTGACAACAATGTAAAACAACATAATGGCACAGTGTCTATCATAGCGGAAGGATTGATGACAGATAAAAAATTACAAGCCAACTCCAAAGATGTTATGAAAAGGAAGAGTACTTCAGCTTCAAGTTCAAAGAGAAAAAATAGTTCACCACGTACCAGAAAAGCAAGAAAAAAAAGTCAACACAACATGAGCACAGAGAAGCCGAAAATCCAATCGATTGACATAGGAGATGAAGAGAAGCTATCGACTTTCACTCACAGAAATCGAAAACGAGCTAAAAGCCTAAAGACACCAGAAAAACAAGATATTaagatcaaaaaagaaaaactatGAAGGATTGTAATATtgataaacttttaaaataatctacTTTGCAATGAGATATTATTATCTTTATTGTTGTGCCTATTGTTTGTATAATCAATAATATACATTTATAG
Proteins encoded in this window:
- the LOC140987804 gene encoding replication protein A 70 kDa DNA-binding subunit B-like, with amino-acid sequence MLDTITLTLWDDLAFNEGLLLEAMETKHPVIAFFNMKTQSYQGVNQFQSLSTTGMLRNPFCIEAKDLISWLETDQNGNNLDMMYMEKMVSGAKTVTIAQLQKEMHTLTENHYYCLEGIISKIENKSTPWYDACQNYLKKITKKTEGHNCIHCIDFNSKIVPRYRLSLTVQENDLVARITLFEDIVAMLIGFSVQEFINKTLKDEMPEQYLQQLEEQNNVKHKFLFKFDNNVKQHNGTVSIIAEGLMTDKKLQANSKDVMKRKSTSASSSKRKNSSPRTRKARKKSQHNMSTEKPKIQSIDIGDEEKLSTFTHRNRKRAKSLKTPEKQDIKIKKEKL